The following nucleotide sequence is from Acyrthosiphon pisum isolate AL4f chromosome A2, pea_aphid_22Mar2018_4r6ur, whole genome shotgun sequence.
ttggaattaatattttcatatttcgaACCACCCAGGCGGCCAGGCCCCAATCCGTCCTCGCAGCCCCTATTCTGTGGTGTTGTGTacacacaaaaaatatgtaGTCCGAAATTTGAAGTGTGCACTAAGGATTTGAGAAGTATGTACTAGTAAGTAGTAAATAAGGCTATTGAATAGGTagtacctaaatagtaaattggtAGTActgtagtataaataatataatataggtaacaattaaaaattaaattttttttatgataacaaaAAACCATTGTTATCAGTTAAATTTTACCAAGTTGATCTTTACTTCTCTAcattcagtggcgtatataggtgGGAGGCCCCCTAGGCCAGAgcccatagtgaaattgcaggtttaattaaaccatttcatgtatacatattatatacactgtttacagtttttcactatgattaaaatcgttttgaggaatcaacaaggaaatgttagATTGTCAGGACTTGCTTTGTTGActttaatgtgttaaatttacaataagataacattaaaatatatatgtatatatgaaattgtcaatatttttttaaaaaagaaatgaattttacataataattataaaattaaatttcgcaatttttatttgtatttataaccacCCAGctccataataaatgtatagttatggCTATGTTAGTCGAGCTATGCAGTATGCTGACTATTGATAATTTGGcccatattgaaaataatttgtatatacgccactgtctacatttatttgttgtaaaaagTGAATATTccggatataatattaatactatcgTGAAGGTCATAGGGTCATATAAACCGAAATTAgagtaaatatacctacatcggGATTGGGACCAGAACATCTTGTCCATATAACATTAGGCGGAATCctctgtataggtataatatgtaatatttccaATTTGGTTAGCTGTTATTAAATGATTTTCTGACAAAATGAAAAAAGGCATTATAAAGTTGATCTGCTTGCCTTACAACAACACTGGTATGGAGGTGTTTTCCAGTAAGCAAGTCTAAGCAAGACAGCTCATGaggaataaaatataccaattaaatttaaataatatcatatttaaaataaagtatttgttAATAGTGTAATTTGTTTTcagatttatatttcatatgagtatattttcttagtttttaaaataaaaataggttggTAGTTACCAAACAATGTGTAACAGAAAAATCTGGGGAAAAACGGTTGGTGACTGTCCAAGGAACAACCGTTGAAACTTGAAACTACAGATGATTGACGgtaaatttctaaaatgttaaatttcttaaatgttttgtattataaacatgTGTAAGCCCATCCTCATAAAATCTTAGGTCTCTATACTTCTTTAAACCCAGTCCCTACAATCTACATTTTCAAGTACTTTAGTATatgtaattgaataaaataaactgtaaatgtgcattatataaatatttactattagttaataaattgcattacaatattaatttaattaaatatctataaattcttttattttaaatacaatttaaatgtctGATTTTAAAGTTGAATTTTGTGTGTTCTTATACAAgcaaatttatcaataatatcatcatagtcGATAGTGACAGTTAAAGTGTACTCAATGAATAGATGAACAAGTGAGTTAAAACGTTCCTAACTAGTTGTAGACCTtgctaaatttttacaaatttcccAATTTCCTGCAAGATATTTCTGAATCTGCTATGGTTATCGAAATGTTACAAGAAACAGACCAATACATGTTCCCAAACATTTTTTGTGTCAATAGAAGTTCTAGAAGtgcaggggcggattggcgaattttttcggcccgggaaatatGGATCAAACCGGCCCTGCACCGCAAATATGCACCCCCcaccccccctaaaaaaaaaggtcataattttactcaaatttcaaaatttgtttagtttcaccactaaattagtaaattatataataggtacctataatttattaaatgctatAACAGTTTTGGGTTAGTCTGCAGAGAAGATTAACCTGTTCAGACTGttctaacttgaacttgaagtttaatcttattatattttatattctgagcggagcggtgaatttattgaatttacaaatgtgttttttttttattttttatttttgtgtttttcatcaccttttaggttaggttaggttaggttaggtccgCTTCGGCCATCGgaccgcttttaaaatcagacaggggcaaatgcccaccttgccaaATATGCGTTAAAAAGTttagaaatatacatttatttacactaaaagtatgtaaattaaaaaagaagaaatCATAAGAAATTTTTGGAATAACAAGAATTAtccattcatatttttaaaagttgttttattcctttaaagtttaaatggtcaaaaaaaaaaatccattaataaattataatctaataaaataaatatccagaCATTCGTTCTTTCTAAatctgaaaattttaaaataattcccatatattttatacagtgcaaaaatataaattattgcatttttcatcaaattttaaccaaaaaaactaaaaaaaggcgggtaagtcgtggatgtcgctctgctgtacagtaggttacaagtgggttactgtaatggatggaattaaatttgaatccaatgatattatatcattgtatacgaaaaacgattctgaacggagatgatttgtcagtctaggatatattatttttaaagaaaaacttatggagaaccttgtaccaaattttaaaaacttagttataaaagaaaaaatttttacgatttttcaaccactaaattacttgcaaattttcgcaattttgacatatttcgtataaatttgaactttaaatgcttataaataaaaattgtgactaacgattttggatttttttttatcactgtgagaacaacttataagaaaccttgtattaaattttcaaagttttctatccaaccaaaaattttttatcgttattttaaaaaaaaatacttagaaaaattgaaaatttcatttgtctataaatagctcaaaaaaagtcgaaacactttgaaaatttaaccctgtatagacaacgctaatataaacatctgttgcaaatttcaagtgcttacaataattattttttgagttacagtaaaattaagttttcgtttttgtcaaaaattggttttgcgtaaaaattcgcgtttttccgttatttttttaaggtttttcctgccttttgaaaagtattgggaaattttcacttttgaccccccaaagtaccaactagattcactttcctttcagaaaaggtacaacttttgaaatcgaagcattttacTGCTCAAAAGTGTCGTCAgacccaaaataaaaaaaaaaaaacacacatcattgtaaaaatcaatacattcatcacttcgtcaGAATCTaatacaccattgtaaaatcaattcattcattGTTCCattatcagaatctaaaatcaaaatgttcacGGAAGTACCATCTAATACAGTTCTATTTAAGGGGTATATTGACAgtagttttgtttttgtgttataggtacataaaatgtattgacatTCAATCTAATTATTTGATGGTTTATACAAGAAAATAAACCATTATTTTActtgcatttattaattatgataatatttgtaaataaacaacaattttaaatatgtagaaatatttttaacagggGGTTTGCTGCAAATACTGTTTGCACACCTATTCAGACATGGTTTAACCAAATTTgttgaagtataaaaaaattttcctttgaGTTTTTACTAAATCaacttgaatatttaaatgtgtattaatttGATTGTTCAAATCCGAAAAGATTTTGAATTGAAgtggttatatttttttgaaagacTATTGAACATACCTTGGTGCCCCCCGAAATTTGTCTAGGAGGGGGCAAgcttataagataaaatataatattaattgttaacttGGCTggaaatttttataactttgacATTTTTCGTATAATCACTTTCAATTtgttataaagtaatttatttacatgcttatatttttatgtttaatatattaattttaaaaataatttctgaaaaGTCAGGGGGCAAATGCCCCAGCTTCCCGCCTTTGCCTCCCTCCGATCATTTATGTTATTGAATCTGGCANNNNNNNNNNNNNNNNNNNNNNNNNNNNNNNNNNNNNNNNNNNNNNNNNNNNNNNNNNNNNNNNNNNNNNNNNNNNNNNNNNNNNNNNNNNNNNNNNNNNTGTTTGGTACATCGTATATCTATGTtgagattacattttaaatgattataaggtatattttaaattgtgaaatattttggTTAACTGGTTTGgcaaattcaaaaatttacatagttttaaatattttgtgtatattcattatgtttcatttattaattaatttaagaaattgaaatagtttaagttaattattttattcctgACAGAAGAAATAATAAAGAGGACTTATGTTTCATcataagaggacgccacacacgttttttttctccattttattaaaacttaagcTAAATGTGAACTGCTGTACGTAAATTTTCcttgttacgcacttgtaagacggagacaacaaattcgGGTGTGGCGTCTTCTTAAAACGTGACATTATGTCAATttcaactttattattattttaaatgtttgtttaaaatagtaagatatacattacattactgTCATAActtacaaacattaaaaaaaaaaatgtacggttTCACTAACTATTTTCTAACTTTTACacttatctataaattatcatacattcatacacaCTAAATAAAAGGATAATCGTGTCTTTATCCATATTTTATGCACCAGTCAAAAATTacctaacattatttatttttatgaattatgaaataagAAAAAGGTATCGTCAAGAGTCATGACTCATGggagatttataaaaaatataaaaaataatataatggtccattttcttaaaataattattttaattacattccCTCATTAATATTTGGCTTATGCGTCTAAGCGTCTTGCTAATATTCCCCCCAATttctaacaaattatattatacttgctaaaaaaaatcattagctGGTAATACTAACTAAACCATGATTTTTATAATGGTTATCTATCTCCAGGGGTGGACTGGGAATACAAATTGGCCCCCAGGAAACAGTAAATTCAGTCTGGATTTTGggcttataataaaatatttttaagttattggCCCAAATGAATTCAAGCAGCCCAAATTTTCGCCAAGCCCAAGCGGGGATCACCCACCCGCCACCCTAaccagtccgcccctgtataTCTCTTTACACAATTTatcttatgaataaataaattatccgTATAATAGGTACCCCGTGTATTACTTATATTGCATTATGTTATATTCAATTTTGGTTCAAAATATACgtctattttcatttaaaaataaatatcttacaGTAATAGTTACTACAGTAGTAgttgattttcaaataaaaataatcgaagaaaatgtttatatttttctcgTTATAATGgctaacaaattaatatttttaaaattcaaaaatattttctcaatttctgagttattatagtataacatgATATATGTTTTTGCgtaaaacaaattacctattgtacctatttcaaaaaaatgcaaaaacaaatttgaagtTTTACAAACTCAAAACCTtggatttataaaacaaaaaatctatATAGGCTCTACCTAATaccgtaaaaatgttttttttataccgcAGGTGTCTTCGAAAGTtagaacttataaataaaaaacaacgattgtaaattttaatttggtacattgtattatatttataagcggTTTCTAAAGAAAATCTTTAAAACcagtttactatattttttcttactttttttttacagacatcGTAAACCCGTCCATTGTTGGTTATATGCTCTCGCATGCTCAGAGCGAAAACCCCAAGCTGAGGAATGtggctaaaatatttttgacagaCTTCTGTACCGAACACGACATTCAAACGGCGATCACGTCCAACACATAGTGCCCATCCGAATAACTAAGtacttacatacctatatattatatacttatagtatatagtcaaatataacaaatatatttcatagttatcattattatatacaaatacaacgCTCGTCATGCTTACTCGGCTAAGTAGACGATTTCAGTCCACCAGAGCGCTTACGGTGGGTGATCGTGTAGTCATATCGAAAAGAGTCGATAAATCGGATATCAACGAGTTTGCTCGCCTGAGTGGTGACACTAATCCCATACATTCCGGTGATCGTCCGTTGGTGCACGGCATTTATTTGGCGGGTCTGGTATCCGGGGTGATTGGTACCAAGTTACCTGGTAACGGCACGATTGTCGTGTCCAAGACCCTGAGGTTCACAAACGCGTGTTATGCCGGCGACCTAGTAAAAATCGAAGTTGAGATACAGACCATAAGAAAGCTTGTGAGGTGTGGATTTTGGTGTAGGGTCGGGGACAAGGTAGTGATGGAAGGCACTGCGGACGTTATCAATAAACGTCTTACTAAAAATCAGACGCCTgataatacagtttaaaatagagagttaaaaaacaaaaacttgtgttatattttaagcgTCCAAATCCCCGGATTGATTAATTTAGTCACTTTTTAactgttaacattttaaaattaagcgtgcaaatttatattttatagtttatcaatataatacttactattatataatgaagATGGTGTTATtgttctatattaaatattctataatatacagtttatatttaagttataaatgcaTACCTAATAGTTGTATAGGTGCACGTCAATTCCTAACCATTAACGACAAGTCGACAACCCTTAATCGCCTAAAATGTTCTAATGTGATTAAAGGGTCGATTATACTATAAACGAAATCACTAGCAACCGGGCCCTCGAATATTGTCGCAGTTACACAGCGATGTCGGCCCCAAATAAAGTTGACCTGTTTATAGTTTTTTCGCTACTC
It contains:
- the LOC115034289 gene encoding uncharacterized protein LOC115034289, which codes for MLTRLSRRFQSTRALTVGDRVVISKRVDKSDINEFARLSGDTNPIHSGDRPLVHGIYLAGLVSGVIGTKLPGNGTIVVSKTLRFTNACYAGDLVKIEVEIQTIRKLVRCGFWCRVGDKVVMEGTADVINKRLTKNQTPDNTV